The bacterium DNA segment AAGGGCTTGCCGCGGCGGGTGTTGTGGCTGTTTCCGTCATCATCACTTCTGCATAATTGACGTAAGGGGCTATGCTTCTCAGGACCAGATTCTTGATACGGGGGTTCGCCAGACGAAAATCGATTTCGTGAAACAACGGGAAGAAAGCCGCTGATTCCAGAAGATGTGCTTCAATGTTGCGGTACAGTCGTTCCCGCACACCCACGCGGCTCTCCGCGCGAGCTTCTTCAATCCAGTGGTCGAGCGGCGGCGAACCGATGAAGCTGCTTCGATCCCCCGCCTTCGTATGAAAGAGTGTGTAAGTGAAACTGTCGGGATCATCATATTCAGCAATCCATCTGCCGATCATGAAATCAATCCTTTCGCTGTTGCGCAATGCGTGGAGATAGGATTCCATGGTGGGAGTTTCAATGGAAACCTCCACGCCGATTTCACGCCAGGCTCCGAACAACGTGTTGGTTACGGAAACATAGCGATCCTGAAGAACCGGATGAACGGCGGCCCTCAGCTTCAAGGGAACGAGACCGGAAGATTGAAGAAGCCTTGTGGCTTCTTCAGGTTGCATCGGATAACTCCTCGCTTCCGGGTCATGTCCCAGAATACCTGGTGGGAATAACCCTTCAGCAGGTTGCGCAAAACGTCCCAGCGTTGTTCTGACCAGGTCCTGCTTGCGAATGATACCTGTAAGGGCGCGACGCATTGAAAGATTGCCACCACACGCGCTGAAAATGTTGAACAGGATGAAATAGACATTCTTTTTTGTGGCCTCGGCAAGCGTGGCTCTGAGCGGTCTCTGGCGCAAGAATTCATCAAGCTCTTCCGGTAACAGGTCTCGAACCAGGTCAAACTCGCCCCTTCGGAAGCCCGCTCCAATTCTTGCAGCACTCAAGCTGCCGCAGAACTTCAGGGAATCCAGCAAGGGAATGATGCCTTTCCAGTAATGTTCATTCTTCGTGAGAGTCAAACTCTGTGGTTCGTACGTAGAGATTTGAAAAGGACCTGTTCCGAAGCGCTTGAGTACACCAGCCTCTGTTACCTCTCGAACGATTGCCGTTCTCAATTCCGTCAGCAAAGCGGGATAGACCGGAAGAACCTCCGTTAGTTGGATCTCCAGTTTTTCCGCAGAGAGAATACGAATTCCCGAAACAGTTGTGGCAGAACCGGATAGAAACTCGGGGACTCCACGAATTGCCGCAAACGCCGCGGGGATGTTATACGGAGCCAGCGAAATGGCGCGGCACAATGAATCGCTCACTTCCTCTGCTGTAACCGGGACGCCATCGTGGAAACGTATGTTCTTGCGGATCGAAAGCGTAAAAGTTCCACCGGTGTTATCCCATTTTTCGCACAACCATGGAATGACATTTCCATCCGGATCCATTTTCATGAGCTGTTCGAATACGTTCGCAAGAATCTCCGCTTCTTCATCCAGCTTCAGCTCAACCGGATGGATCGGTTGGATGGAATAAGGAATCGCTATCACCAGAGTGCCGCCTTGATACCGCAGATCTTCTACCTTATTAGAATTCTGGATGCGCTCCATCTCTTCCAGGCAACTCTGGGCCTTCTGGTAGTCGCCGCGCAGATTGCAAACGGTTGCCGCAAGTGAAAGCAACCTGGCAAGGGACGTCATATCTTGAGTCTTTCTGGCATGATTCAAACCGGCTTCGACCCACGCTTGTGTTTCTTCTACTTTCCTTGCGGCCCAGGCTGTTTCCGCTGCCAGAAGAATCGCTTTTGTTAACTGCTGCAACTCACCTTCTTTTTGCAGGATCTGAATCGCTTCTCTCGCTTCCTTTAAAGCTGCATCGAAATTGCTTTTCAACCTGTAAGCACCGGCCAGGATCAGCTTTGCTTCTGCTTCCAGTCCCGTGTCTAAACCGGAATCCTCCTCCAGGTAGTCGACCACCGTCTTCGCCGCGCGAATCGCTTCATCCACGCTGAAAGCATCAAGCGATTTCTGGGCAAGCTTCAAACCGTAGTGAATGATCTTAGGTGGCACATCTCCCTGAACAAAATGGTGAACCAGCTGGGGATAAACGCGCGTTAGTTTTCCCGAACTTCTTTTCTCCAACTCTTCCGCATATTTACGGTGATAAGCTTTCCGTTTGCTTCGCGGCAAACTGGAATACAGCACTTCCCGCAGCACTCCGCTGGTGAAAGCCAGGAGATCGCCACGCGAAAAACGCTCTTCTTCCAAAAAGCCTTTATGGATGAGCTGCTCCAGCACTTCTTCCAGATTGTGCGCGGCAGGAAGCAGCAATTGCAGATCGCGTGAAGAAAAACTCTTTCCCAAAATGGCGGCGGCTGCCAGCAATTCATGCAGTTGCGCGGGCAGCTCACGAAGTCGTTTTTCGACAGTTTGCTGAATCGTTGCCGGAAGGAATTGGCCGCCAATCTCGGTTGCGATAATCCATTTTCCGCCAGCTTCCTGAATGATTCCTCCCGTATCCAGCAAAGAACGAAGCAGTTCCTGTATGAAAAACGGATTTCCTTCCGTGATTTCGTTGATTCTTCTCAGCAGCTGGTCGTCCAGCTGATCGGTTCCTAAAACGGTTTGGACAAAAATACGTTGCTCGCTTAACTGAAACGGTTGCAAATGAAGTGGAAGAAAACGGCGATCCCCTTCAAAGCTGCCAATCATGTGCATCAAGGGATGTCGTTTTTCGACTTCAGTGGTCCGGTAAGTGGCGATAATCATGGTTGGCGTAGGTCCCATCCGGCGAACGATGTACTGAAGGGCATCGGCCGATGCGCCGGCAGAGTGCAGTTCTTCAAACAGCAGCAAAAGCGGCTTCCCCGAGCCGGCGCGAATCATCGCCCGCGCCAAAAGATCGTAAACAGCAGTTGGATCTTTTGATGAGGAATGTGAAACGGGAAAATCCGCGGAGACTGCGCCACGAATCTCACCAATTTCTCCCAGGACAGGAAAAAACGCTCTCAGATCCGTGGCCAGATCAGAAAAATCGATCAACGGTGAAGAGCTTGTGATGGCGCGATATCGGAAGAATTCCTGGATCGCTTCGCAAAAACCTTGATAACGAAATCCGTGTTCTTCTCCTACGAACCTTCCGTGAAGAACTTGAACTTTGCGGGCCCGCGCGAGCATTTCGAATTCCTCCAGCAGCCGGCTTTTTCCGATTCCTTGTTCACCACCGATCACTACAAACTGACATTCTCCAGAAATCGCTGTGCTCAGACGGTGCTGAATTTCTGCCATCTCCTTTTCTCTTCCAACAAACTTCGACCGGTCCGGCGGCTGAAATTCTGTTCCCTGTGGAGTGATCAGGAGCGTTTCTGCTTTGCCAGCACGCTGCAATTTGGTTTTGTAAGTCTCTAAGGATTGCGCAAATGTCTTTGCTCTTGCGGGCCTTTTGTTCGGATCTTTTTGCAGCGCTTCCAAAATGAGATTCTGCAGCTCCTTGTCGATCTGAATTCCTTTTTGACAAGGAGCCAGCGGTACTTCGTGAATGATACGGTAAACAACTTCATGAAAATCGCCCGTAAAAGGTGGTTCACCGGAAATGCATTCGTACAATACTGTTGCGAGCGAATAGATATCACTGCGACCATCGATCTCCGCCTGATAAATTTGTTCGGGACTCAAATAGCAGACCGTGCCCACGAGCTTGCCTGTCAGCGTAAGCCGGTCCTCGGTTGTCACCCTTGCCAGACCGAAATCTGTGAGCCGCGCGCGAATCACACCGAATTCACTTTTTGTCAGCAGAATATTTTCCGGTTTAATGTCCCGGTGAATGACGCCGATCTGATGGCTGTAGTCCAGAGCTTCCGCTACTTGAATGCCAATTTCCAGGGCCTCTCCGATCCGCAACGATCCTTCGGAAAGATAAGCCCGGAGATTTGTGCCCTGAACATACGGCATGATCAGGTACATCATGCCTTCGTGTTCTCCGATGTCGTGAATACCCACGACCGAGGGATGATCCATGCCGGCGATAATGCGCGCTTCTCTCTGGAAACGCTGCACCTGTTCTTCGTTGATCCGACCGGGGGAAATCAGCTTGATGGCGACTTTCCGCTGCAGGACTGTATCCTGAGCCAGGTAGACAACGCCCATCCCGCCTCTTCCGATTTCTTGCAGGATTTCGTAGCGACCGGAAAGGAACTTCCCCAACATCCTCTTTTATTCTATTGTAAATTGTACAATGGCAGTAACTATGAAAGCAGCTTTTGCGTTACTTCTATGGTGTTTTTTCTCCGGCGTCGCCGCATCAGCGGATATGGATCTTGTCTTGAAACATGAGATCCCTTCGAATTGCAGGGAGATGACCATGACAATGATCCACGACGCACAGGGAAAAGATTTTCTTTATGTAGCTTCGAAAGACGGCGGATTGAAAATTTACAACATTCAGCGCGCGCCTGTACTTGTCAAGACCATACCGATACGTCTCTTGCACAATCTGCACGTGATGAATCTTTCGCAAACCGGAGATCATCTTTATCTGGCCTTAGGAAATCATTTTGGTCTCGCAGTCCAAAATCCGGGATTTGCAATTATCGATGTGAGCACTCCCGAAAGCGCATTGGTCGTTTCTGTTTGGAGCGATCCGAAGAGACGAAGCGGCGCAGGGGCTCTGCAAAACGCCGGAATCTACTTGTACCTGGGCGCAATGAAAGATGGACTCATGATTTTTGATATCAGCGACAAGAAAAACATCAAACAGGTTTCGATCTTCGTTCCAGACATTCATTTTCCCGATCGAAGGGCCGACCAGTCGAAAATCAATGCGCGGGGGCTCGATGTCAAAGATGGAATGGTTTACCTGTGCTACGACGCGGGAGGAGTGCGAATCATCGATGTGAAAAACCATGCGCAGCCGCGCGAAGTGGGTAGATATTCGAATCCAGCTTTAAATGGTAGACCGCGCGCTTATAACAATCTGGTAGTGGACGGTTCGTTGCTGTACGTGACCACAGATTATTGCGGATTGGAAGTTCTACAGGTGAATGGATCGGGGATGATTCGACCGGTGAGCTGGTGGAATCCCTGGAAATGCCCGGGTGGCGCTTTGCAATGGTTCAAAAGCGATGGGCATTCGAACGAAATTGCTTTCGACAAACAGAACAAACTCATTTATATGTCCACCGGCAAGAGCGACCTGAATGTGGTGAGTGTCGCGGATCCTGAACGACCCGTGGAAGTTTTCAAATACGGCGGACCGAATAACGGTCTTGGCACATGGGGAGTATCTCGCCACGGAAATGAAATTTATCTCTCCTACATCTGCGCATTCATTCCGTTTCAATCCAACTGGACCGGCGTGAAAATCCTTCGCGAACAGTAGGGGCGACCTTGTAGTCGGGTCAGGTAAAGAGGGCGACCATGAAGAGGGAGCTAAGCCGTTTCAGACAAATTCAGATCTACAGGGGCGCGAGAGCTGCGTCGAAGCGCGCGGCTTACACGGTGGAGATCTTTAAAAATTTCGGCGTAGCTTTGCACGACTCCCGTTTCGTAATAGCGAATCGATTTTTTCCGGCAAAAGTCCTCTACGATTTTCTTTGCAACACGAAGCTTATTTCTTGCCATTCTGGGAAACAAATGGTGTTCAATCTGCAGGTTCAGTCCGCCGAAAAAGAAATCCGTGAGTCGACCACCTTTCACGTTCCGCGCCGTGATCACCTGACGTGTCAAGAAATCCAGATTTGTGTCCTTTTCCAGAATGACCATGCCCATATGGTTCGGCGCAAAAACGAATGCGAGGTAAAGTCCAAATAAGGATTGATGGACCACAATGAAGAGCAGAGCCATCCACAGATCCAGCACTCCGAATATCAGCCAGAAATAGAGAACAAAATGCAAAGCGATCAGAACAGCGTCCACCAGACGATACTTTGATTTACTCCGGAGCAAAAAGCGGACGCTATCGATTCTCATGGCCACCGGATACAAAAACATCATTGGGAGAAACAAAAATGCCTGATATTTCACAAAGATTCGAAGAATTCCTTTTTTACTGAGCGCAGCTTCATTTGAAAATGCAATTACCGAGTAGTCGATGGCCGGGTCATTGGAGACCTGATTCGGTTTGCTATGGTGTTTGTTGTGCGTATCAACCCACCAGAAATAACTTGCGCCCAACAGTACGTTGTTGAGCAAACCGATGAGATGGTTTTTCCAGGGGGATTTGAAAATCTGCCCATGCCCCGCATCATGCGCGATGAATCCGGATTGAGTCGCCACGAATCCCAGGAACACAGCATCGAGTAACCGGAACCATAAATTATCAGTCCAGAATAGTAAGAGGACTCCCGCCGCAAACATCAAAAGATTCAGAGAAATCTGCCGGAAGTAATAGAAGGGCTGCATCACCAGCAACCCGTGGACCTCTATCATCCTTTTGAGTTCAACATAGTGATTCTCACGTGTGGTGGCTGAGTTTTCTGACATCCGAGGAAGCATTTTATCAAAAGTTGGGCGATAGTGGCGGAGAATTTGCCACAATAGGAAAAAAACAATAATACCATGAAATGCGATTCGCTGAATGAAGTCACTCATAGCCGTAACTATACCAAATGCTCTGCAACTACGATTAGCCAGCAACTATAATTAATTGCATGGCTGAACCGCGCCTGGTGATTGTCGGGCAAGCTACCCAAAACAGCGCAAGACTTCTGGCGGTTTTTGATCCGCCACTTCCCTCCGGAAGTGTTGTCCACCTCTTTTCCAGTGCTCCCGGTTACTCAAATCATTCCAGTGCTTTGGCGGTTCCGGCACCACCGTACTCTATTGCTCTTCTTGAGTTAACAGAAGCGCCTGCCAGTTTTGACGGAACGCTTGTTCAGTACTCGGTGGAATCTGAAGGAAATGCTCCCTCGGCGCGGAAACGGGTCTTGAAATTATTGCCTGCAGGAAAGCGTCCTTTGCGCATCGGGTTGCTGAGCTGCAATGGAATATTCCGCGTGACGGATCTAAATCGCCGTTACCTCCTCTGGCGGGAGCTCAAGGAACAGGTCCTTTCGCGCAAGGTCGATTTGTTGATTCACGCGGGCGATCAGATCTACGCAGATTCAATTTACATGCGGCAGGTTGGAAGTGTCGCGGCATCTTCCGGGGAAAAACTCGAGTCTTTAACCTCTGAGTATAGACAAATTTATTTTGATACATGGTGCGCACCTGACATCCAGGGCGTTTTAGAATCCTGTCCATCGTTCATGATGTGGGACGATCATGATATTTACGATGGCTATGGGTCCCACAGCGATGACGCCTCTCCACTTGCTCAGACAATTTTTGCGGCGGCAAAAAAGGCGTTCTGGGAATTTCAGGCGCAGAAAAACCCGGACAGGATCAGTGAACATTCGTTTGCCTTCTCAACCACGATCGGTGATGTGTCTTTGCTGATGCTGGATGGAAGAACCAACCGGATGTGGAAACAAGGAACCGTTGTGGGAAACGGGCAGCTGGCCGATATTGAAAACTGTCTTGACTCACTTGCCAAGCAAAGACCGACGTTTCTTGTAGTCATCACGGCTGTTCCTTTCTTGCATGTGCCTGTTATGTCCTACCTAAAATTACTGGAACGGGTCGAATGGAAAGTCGCCCTGCGAGAAGATTTGCGCGATTCCTGGACGGCCAGCAACAATCAGACTGAAGGACTCAAACTCCTCTCTGCAATTTTCAGATTTATTTCAGAATCGCCGGGCACCAGGGTCCTCTTTTTGTGCGGTGATGTGCATGTCGCCACCGTTGGGGAACTGGAATCGACTCTCCCGGAATTCCGTTTTCCCGATGGTACTCCGATGAAAATCAACCAGGTCGTTTCTTCAGGAATCGGATCTCCTGCGCCCTTTGGAATCGTGCGGCTCGCGCTGGAGTGGGCCGCAAAGGAAAAAGTTTCATTATTGAATGGCGCCTTTCTTGGCCAACTACGGAGATTGTCCAGTCCGGACAAGCGTTTTCTATTGAGCCGGCGCAACTTCGCGATCCTGGAATTTGGTGAAGAAATTCAAATCGAATTCTTTGCCGACTACAAAGGCTCTGTTGCGCGTTTCAAGGAAGCCGTGAAATGAAAAAATCGGTAAAAAAAATGCCAATGCCAACTGTTGAAAAGACTGTCAGAAAGCAGGCGTAAAACATAAACAGATCAAACCGTGGCAGCTTTGACCAGCTCACTAATCTTTTGAAGAATCTTTTGGATTGGCGCAGGCTTCGTCAGAAATGAAGTCCTGGCGTCTGCCTGGAAGCTCACCATATGTTCTGAATAACCCGACATATAGAGTACCGAAAGTTCCGGATGAAAAGAACGCGCCCTTGCGGCTAGATCTGTTCCACTCATTTTGGGCATCATCATGTCAGTTATGAGAATGTTAATCAGCTCTTTTTCTTCTTCTAATAGCTTCAACGCCTTCTGCCCGTCTCCCGCCTCAAGCACTTTGAAGTTATGCAACTCGAGTAGACCTGCCAAAGCGCGTCTCACGACATCGTTATCGTCCACAAGGAGAACCGTAGTGTTCCCGGCAACCAGCGGAAGAGGGGAGCGAGTGCCATCAACTTCCAACGCAGACCCATGAAATTCTCGCGGCAGGTAAATACGAAACGTTGTTCCCTTTTCCATCTCACTATAAACAGTGATATGTCCCGCGCTTTGCTTGACGTTTCCAAAAACAGTGGCCAATCCAAGGCCGGTACCGCGTCCGGATTCTTTTGTGGTAAAGAACGGTTCAAAAATGTGTAACTGCGTCTCTTTATCCATGCCGATACCATTGTCTGCAATCGATAGCATTACGTACTCACCCGGAAGAATATCCGGATAAGTGCTGACATAACCTGCATCAAGCTCGGCATTCGTTGTTTCTATCGAGAGCGTTCCGCCTTGGGGCATTGCATCTCGCGCGTTAACAGCCAGATTTAGAATGACCTGCTCTATCTGACTGCTGTCGGCTTTGATGGAACCAAGGTCTTTATCAAGATGCAACCGCAGCTCGACATCCTGACGAATCAAGCGTCTGAGAATTGGCTCAATACTCTTAACGATGTTGTTTAAGTTTATTATCTTGGGTTCGATCGCCTGTTTCCGGCTGAATGAAAGCAATTGCTTTGTTAAAGAAGCGCCCAAAGCGGCTGCATCATAGATCTCTTGAACCGTGGCACGCACGGGGGTTTCTTCCGAAAGCTGAAGCTTTGCTATTTCACAGTAGCCTGTGATTGCCATCAGGAGATTATTAAAATCGTGAGCGACACCACCCGCCAAATGGCCGAGTGCTTCCATTTTCTGAACTTGCCGCAGCTGCGTTTCCAGCTTGCTCTTCTCTTCTTCCATTCTTCTTTTTTCAGTGACGTCCTGGGCAACAACCAGTACCGCTTTCCGTCTTTCGAAAGTTAAAGTATGAGATGTAATTTCAACATCAATGATTTCTCCTGATTTCCTGCGATGACGCCACCCTCCGGATTTCTTATAATCCGGCCGTCCTTTTGCAATCTCTTCAATGACCCGCATTTGATCGGATTCCGGTCTGATATCCAAAATCTTCATTTGAAGGAATTCGTTTCTTTCATATCCGTATTGCATTATTGCAGCCTCGTTTACTTCAAGAAAGGCCAGATTTTCCAGATCATAGACCCACATGGGAAGGGGATTATTGGCGAAAAGATGTTTAAAGTTTTCTTCGCTTTTCAGGCGATGAAGCTCGGAGTGCCGTAGAGATTCCTCTGCTGTTTTCTGATCTGTTACGTTGAGAATGACGCCCTGGTAAAGAACAGGAGTTCCCGACGCATCGTATACAAAATTCGCTTCATCTCGCACCCAAATTGTTTGTCCGGACCGAGTCAGCATCCGATATTCCGCGCGGAATGGTTCATGCCGTTCCTGGCAAATTTTTTCTTTTGCCCGAACCTCCTGACGGTCGTCTGGATGAACCTGATTGATCCAGCTGTCCGATCTCTGCAGCCATTCGTCAACGGAAAAGCCAAGAATCTGTGCGATCTGAGGACTTACGTAAAGCCATTTACCCGCAATTCCTATTTCGGCAATGTAAGTTATGGCTGGAAGCTGTTCGATGAGACTGCGGTACTGATCCCCGGAAAGCAGATGCACGATATTCTCCCTGCTCCGAAAATGGGAGTCGTATGTTGAAATGATAACCTAATTGGGCTGGCCTGGGCAATCCAACTAGTCGATGCTCTAATTCTTATTTATCGAGCGCAATTTCGGTCAGAAGATTGTTTGCTTTTTCATTTCGGGGCGAGATCTCAAGGATTTTTTTACACTCGTCAACAGCGTCATTCAAACGCTTTTGAATTCTCAGAAATCCGGCGTAATCAAGGCGGTATTCAACATTCTTAGGGTCCAATTCAATTGCCTTGAGGAATGA contains these protein-coding regions:
- a CDS encoding ABC transporter substrate-binding protein, producing MLGKFLSGRYEILQEIGRGGMGVVYLAQDTVLQRKVAIKLISPGRINEEQVQRFQREARIIAGMDHPSVVGIHDIGEHEGMMYLIMPYVQGTNLRAYLSEGSLRIGEALEIGIQVAEALDYSHQIGVIHRDIKPENILLTKSEFGVIRARLTDFGLARVTTEDRLTLTGKLVGTVCYLSPEQIYQAEIDGRSDIYSLATVLYECISGEPPFTGDFHEVVYRIIHEVPLAPCQKGIQIDKELQNLILEALQKDPNKRPARAKTFAQSLETYKTKLQRAGKAETLLITPQGTEFQPPDRSKFVGREKEMAEIQHRLSTAISGECQFVVIGGEQGIGKSRLLEEFEMLARARKVQVLHGRFVGEEHGFRYQGFCEAIQEFFRYRAITSSSPLIDFSDLATDLRAFFPVLGEIGEIRGAVSADFPVSHSSSKDPTAVYDLLARAMIRAGSGKPLLLLFEELHSAGASADALQYIVRRMGPTPTMIIATYRTTEVEKRHPLMHMIGSFEGDRRFLPLHLQPFQLSEQRIFVQTVLGTDQLDDQLLRRINEITEGNPFFIQELLRSLLDTGGIIQEAGGKWIIATEIGGQFLPATIQQTVEKRLRELPAQLHELLAAAAILGKSFSSRDLQLLLPAAHNLEEVLEQLIHKGFLEEERFSRGDLLAFTSGVLREVLYSSLPRSKRKAYHRKYAEELEKRSSGKLTRVYPQLVHHFVQGDVPPKIIHYGLKLAQKSLDAFSVDEAIRAAKTVVDYLEEDSGLDTGLEAEAKLILAGAYRLKSNFDAALKEAREAIQILQKEGELQQLTKAILLAAETAWAARKVEETQAWVEAGLNHARKTQDMTSLARLLSLAATVCNLRGDYQKAQSCLEEMERIQNSNKVEDLRYQGGTLVIAIPYSIQPIHPVELKLDEEAEILANVFEQLMKMDPDGNVIPWLCEKWDNTGGTFTLSIRKNIRFHDGVPVTAEEVSDSLCRAISLAPYNIPAAFAAIRGVPEFLSGSATTVSGIRILSAEKLEIQLTEVLPVYPALLTELRTAIVREVTEAGVLKRFGTGPFQISTYEPQSLTLTKNEHYWKGIIPLLDSLKFCGSLSAARIGAGFRRGEFDLVRDLLPEELDEFLRQRPLRATLAEATKKNVYFILFNIFSACGGNLSMRRALTGIIRKQDLVRTTLGRFAQPAEGLFPPGILGHDPEARSYPMQPEEATRLLQSSGLVPLKLRAAVHPVLQDRYVSVTNTLFGAWREIGVEVSIETPTMESYLHALRNSERIDFMIGRWIAEYDDPDSFTYTLFHTKAGDRSSFIGSPPLDHWIEEARAESRVGVRERLYRNIEAHLLESAAFFPLFHEIDFRLANPRIKNLVLRSIAPYVNYAEVMMTETATTPAAASP
- a CDS encoding acyl-CoA desaturase, producing MSDFIQRIAFHGIIVFFLLWQILRHYRPTFDKMLPRMSENSATTRENHYVELKRMIEVHGLLVMQPFYYFRQISLNLLMFAAGVLLLFWTDNLWFRLLDAVFLGFVATQSGFIAHDAGHGQIFKSPWKNHLIGLLNNVLLGASYFWWVDTHNKHHSKPNQVSNDPAIDYSVIAFSNEAALSKKGILRIFVKYQAFLFLPMMFLYPVAMRIDSVRFLLRSKSKYRLVDAVLIALHFVLYFWLIFGVLDLWMALLFIVVHQSLFGLYLAFVFAPNHMGMVILEKDTNLDFLTRQVITARNVKGGRLTDFFFGGLNLQIEHHLFPRMARNKLRVAKKIVEDFCRKKSIRYYETGVVQSYAEIFKDLHRVSRALRRSSRAPVDLNLSETA
- a CDS encoding alkaline phosphatase family protein, coding for MAEPRLVIVGQATQNSARLLAVFDPPLPSGSVVHLFSSAPGYSNHSSALAVPAPPYSIALLELTEAPASFDGTLVQYSVESEGNAPSARKRVLKLLPAGKRPLRIGLLSCNGIFRVTDLNRRYLLWRELKEQVLSRKVDLLIHAGDQIYADSIYMRQVGSVAASSGEKLESLTSEYRQIYFDTWCAPDIQGVLESCPSFMMWDDHDIYDGYGSHSDDASPLAQTIFAAAKKAFWEFQAQKNPDRISEHSFAFSTTIGDVSLLMLDGRTNRMWKQGTVVGNGQLADIENCLDSLAKQRPTFLVVITAVPFLHVPVMSYLKLLERVEWKVALREDLRDSWTASNNQTEGLKLLSAIFRFISESPGTRVLFLCGDVHVATVGELESTLPEFRFPDGTPMKINQVVSSGIGSPAPFGIVRLALEWAAKEKVSLLNGAFLGQLRRLSSPDKRFLLSRRNFAILEFGEEIQIEFFADYKGSVARFKEAVK
- a CDS encoding PAS domain S-box protein, which codes for MHLLSGDQYRSLIEQLPAITYIAEIGIAGKWLYVSPQIAQILGFSVDEWLQRSDSWINQVHPDDRQEVRAKEKICQERHEPFRAEYRMLTRSGQTIWVRDEANFVYDASGTPVLYQGVILNVTDQKTAEESLRHSELHRLKSEENFKHLFANNPLPMWVYDLENLAFLEVNEAAIMQYGYERNEFLQMKILDIRPESDQMRVIEEIAKGRPDYKKSGGWRHRRKSGEIIDVEITSHTLTFERRKAVLVVAQDVTEKRRMEEEKSKLETQLRQVQKMEALGHLAGGVAHDFNNLLMAITGYCEIAKLQLSEETPVRATVQEIYDAAALGASLTKQLLSFSRKQAIEPKIINLNNIVKSIEPILRRLIRQDVELRLHLDKDLGSIKADSSQIEQVILNLAVNARDAMPQGGTLSIETTNAELDAGYVSTYPDILPGEYVMLSIADNGIGMDKETQLHIFEPFFTTKESGRGTGLGLATVFGNVKQSAGHITVYSEMEKGTTFRIYLPREFHGSALEVDGTRSPLPLVAGNTTVLLVDDNDVVRRALAGLLELHNFKVLEAGDGQKALKLLEEEKELINILITDMMMPKMSGTDLAARARSFHPELSVLYMSGYSEHMVSFQADARTSFLTKPAPIQKILQKISELVKAATV